A genomic region of Azoarcus sp. KH32C contains the following coding sequences:
- a CDS encoding phosphopantetheine-binding protein, which translates to MNVPANLSAADLDALRLEVAGLVVEALNLDLTPAAIPADDPLFGEGLGLDSIDILEVALVVSKRFGFQLRADNEDNVNIFRSLRSLTEYIAAHRTK; encoded by the coding sequence ATGAACGTTCCTGCAAACCTCTCCGCTGCCGACCTCGATGCCCTGCGTCTGGAAGTCGCCGGCCTCGTCGTTGAAGCCCTGAACCTCGATCTGACCCCGGCCGCGATTCCCGCCGACGATCCACTGTTCGGCGAAGGCCTCGGCCTGGATTCGATCGACATCCTGGAAGTGGCGCTGGTGGTATCCAAGCGCTTCGGCTTCCAGCTGCGCGCCGACAACGAGGACAACGTCAACATCTTCCGCTCGCTGCGGAGCCTCACCGAGTACATCGCGGCCCACCGCACAAAATGA
- a CDS encoding LolA-related protein — MSVVRFSRRLWFGLLAAWSLLGCAAGFAASPDWTVDRLMQSLSRQTSGQATFVERKYLAVLDQPVESSGELRFRAPDRLEKITLKPKPESLVLEGNTVTVNRGKKQYVVQLSDYREVAAFVDSIRATLAGDRATLERTYALHLAGSPDNWTLTLLPRDPRMAELVLRIDIKGSRGLLREIEIRQADGDRSVMEIAAAGGTQ, encoded by the coding sequence GTGAGTGTCGTCCGGTTTTCCCGTCGGCTGTGGTTCGGCCTGCTCGCCGCGTGGTCGCTGCTGGGCTGCGCCGCCGGCTTTGCTGCCTCGCCGGACTGGACCGTCGATCGCCTGATGCAATCCCTGAGTCGCCAGACCAGTGGCCAGGCGACCTTCGTCGAGCGCAAGTACCTCGCGGTCCTCGATCAGCCGGTGGAATCGTCTGGCGAGTTGCGCTTTCGCGCACCGGACCGCCTCGAGAAGATCACACTGAAGCCCAAGCCCGAATCGCTGGTGCTCGAAGGCAATACCGTCACCGTCAATCGCGGCAAGAAGCAGTATGTCGTGCAGCTTTCCGACTACCGTGAAGTCGCGGCCTTCGTCGACAGCATCCGCGCGACGCTGGCGGGCGACCGCGCAACGCTCGAGCGCACTTACGCGCTCCATCTGGCGGGAAGTCCCGACAACTGGACGCTGACGCTGCTGCCGCGGGACCCGCGGATGGCCGAGCTCGTGCTGCGCATCGACATCAAGGGTAGTCGCGGCCTGTTGCGCGAGATCGAGATCCGCCAGGCAGATGGCGACCGGTCGGTGATGGAGATCGCCGCCGCCGGGGGCACGCAGTGA
- a CDS encoding MarR family winged helix-turn-helix transcriptional regulator has translation MPQPHVSDPDTPAVPITPVTPLSVLQRFRVLIRTAQRHSQWIERQSGVTGAQLWALQELSEAPGLRVGELATRMALHQSTASNMIDKLESSGLVVKERTSADQRVVRLSLTEAGRDLLARAPSPARGVLPEALRLLDGESLGRLQDELDGLLQQIKGLDEGFGMQPLPFAE, from the coding sequence ATGCCTCAGCCTCACGTCTCTGACCCGGACACGCCTGCGGTGCCGATCACGCCGGTCACTCCGCTATCCGTGCTGCAGCGTTTCCGCGTACTGATCCGCACCGCGCAACGGCATTCGCAGTGGATCGAGCGCCAGAGCGGCGTCACCGGCGCGCAGCTATGGGCTTTGCAGGAACTTTCCGAGGCGCCGGGCTTACGTGTCGGGGAACTGGCGACCCGGATGGCACTGCATCAGTCGACAGCGTCGAACATGATCGACAAGCTCGAATCGAGCGGCCTTGTCGTGAAGGAGCGCACGAGCGCCGACCAGCGCGTCGTCCGCTTGTCGCTGACCGAGGCGGGGCGGGATCTGCTTGCACGAGCGCCGTCGCCCGCGCGGGGCGTTCTGCCGGAAGCGCTGCGCCTGCTCGATGGCGAGTCGCTCGGGCGCCTGCAGGACGAACTCGACGGGCTGCTGCAGCAGATCAAGGGGCTGGACGAGGGCTTCGGCATGCAGCCCTTGCCGTTTGCGGAGTAG
- a CDS encoding chloride channel protein — MLARSGRRHAIPWLSVKRWRRRLLLVGAALLAGLVAILFALGAELAIATHTDILRVSPSLSLLLAPAGFAAMAWLSRNHFRGTQGSGIPQAIAAADSNDPAVRGQLLSLRLAFAKVALTLGGLLAGASIGREGPSVQVGAAVLHSLAGRRFGRIASSRNLIVAGGAAGVAAAFNTPLGGIMFAIEEMCRHHAFRANSTTLTAVIFSGLMSLALLGNYTYFGRTPATLAWPTVIWAVAACGALGGALGGAFSRLLIASSRGLPGRIGEFARARPVAFAALCGLGTALLGLATGGLTDGTGYAESKAALEGTAGLPLYFFAAKMLAIWMAFLSGIPGGVFAPALAAGAGVGTLVAHLLEPAPEAPILVLGMVAFLSAMTRAPITSFVIVMEMTANHEMLLPLMATSLIAHGVSRSISPLALYDALATATLRRTTVEVLSAATPRVQQQPAP, encoded by the coding sequence TTGCTTGCCCGCAGCGGGCGCCGTCACGCGATTCCCTGGCTGTCGGTGAAACGCTGGCGCCGACGCTTGCTGCTGGTCGGAGCGGCGCTGCTGGCGGGACTGGTCGCGATCCTGTTCGCCCTCGGCGCCGAATTAGCGATCGCTACCCACACCGACATCCTGCGGGTATCGCCCTCGCTGTCGCTCCTGCTCGCTCCGGCGGGTTTCGCCGCGATGGCTTGGCTTTCGCGGAATCATTTTCGCGGCACCCAGGGCAGCGGCATTCCGCAGGCGATCGCAGCAGCCGACAGCAATGACCCGGCTGTCCGCGGGCAGCTCCTTTCCTTGCGGCTCGCATTCGCGAAGGTCGCCCTGACGCTAGGGGGCTTGCTCGCAGGTGCTTCGATCGGTCGCGAAGGGCCGTCAGTGCAGGTCGGCGCAGCGGTGCTGCACAGTCTGGCGGGGCGCCGTTTCGGCCGCATCGCGTCGAGCCGTAACCTGATCGTCGCGGGCGGAGCGGCGGGCGTCGCGGCAGCCTTCAATACGCCGCTCGGCGGCATCATGTTCGCGATCGAGGAAATGTGCCGCCACCACGCTTTTCGCGCGAACAGCACGACGCTGACGGCGGTCATCTTCTCAGGCTTGATGTCGCTCGCGCTGCTCGGCAACTACACCTATTTCGGCCGCACGCCCGCCACACTGGCGTGGCCGACCGTCATCTGGGCAGTCGCGGCATGCGGCGCCCTCGGCGGCGCATTGGGCGGCGCGTTCAGCCGCCTGCTGATCGCCTCGTCGCGAGGACTTCCCGGGCGCATCGGGGAGTTCGCGCGGGCGCGGCCGGTCGCATTTGCGGCGCTGTGCGGACTGGGAACTGCGCTCCTCGGCCTCGCCACCGGCGGTCTGACCGATGGCACCGGCTATGCGGAATCGAAAGCGGCACTCGAAGGAACGGCCGGACTTCCTCTTTATTTCTTTGCGGCGAAGATGCTCGCGATCTGGATGGCCTTCCTCAGCGGAATTCCGGGCGGTGTTTTCGCCCCGGCGCTCGCCGCCGGCGCCGGGGTCGGCACCCTTGTCGCCCACCTGTTGGAGCCCGCGCCGGAAGCCCCGATCCTCGTACTGGGGATGGTCGCCTTCCTGTCCGCGATGACGCGCGCGCCGATCACGTCCTTCGTCATCGTGATGGAGATGACGGCAAACCACGAGATGCTGTTGCCGCTGATGGCGACGTCGCTGATCGCGCACGGAGTATCCCGATCGATCTCGCCGCTTGCGCTATATGACGCATTGGCCACCGCGACACTTCGACGCACAACGGTCGAAGTCCTTTCCGCGGCTACGCCGCGAGTCCAGCAGCAGCCAGCCCCGTAA
- a CDS encoding AMP-binding protein, producing the protein MNSVSVASGLPLLRHASLNAPLAWRGDERISVARFLSDVEQLARALPAGKHVLNVCADRYRFAVGLAASVMTGKISLLPSTHTPETVRQLLAFAPDVFCLTDTLPCDIELPQCHYPQLPPAEFDGAIPLVDPAQCVAYVFTSGSTGTPLPHRKTWGSLVRNIAAEADRLALRAEDRFTLIGTVPPQHMYGFESTVLLAMLGGGAMWAGRPFYPADIVSALEASPHPRALVSTPFHLRTLLGAGIALPKADLVLSATAPLSGNLAAEIETALQCPLLEIYGCTETGQLATRSTAQTSEWQLFRGVTLVEEGDQVRAQGGHIDTPTVLNDIIEPVSADRFLLHGRSADLVNIAGKRSSLSYLNHQLNAIPGVVDGCFLMPDDEQVDGVTRLMAVVVAPTLDHASLLHALRERIDPLFLPRPLLFADALPRNATGKLPRAALETLIAQSRRGTDRS; encoded by the coding sequence ATGAACTCCGTGTCTGTTGCGTCAGGCCTGCCGCTGCTGCGCCACGCCAGTCTCAATGCCCCGCTCGCCTGGCGCGGCGACGAGCGTATCTCCGTCGCACGCTTCCTGTCCGACGTCGAGCAACTCGCCCGGGCACTGCCGGCCGGCAAGCACGTACTGAACGTCTGCGCCGACCGCTACCGCTTCGCCGTGGGGCTCGCCGCCTCGGTGATGACCGGCAAGATCAGCCTGCTGCCATCGACCCACACGCCGGAGACGGTCCGTCAGCTCCTCGCCTTCGCGCCCGATGTGTTCTGCCTCACCGACACCCTGCCGTGCGACATCGAGCTGCCGCAGTGCCATTACCCCCAGCTGCCGCCCGCGGAATTCGACGGCGCGATTCCATTGGTCGATCCGGCACAGTGCGTCGCCTACGTCTTCACTTCCGGCTCGACGGGCACACCGCTGCCGCATCGCAAGACCTGGGGCTCGCTGGTTCGCAACATCGCCGCCGAAGCAGACCGTCTGGCACTGCGGGCGGAAGACCGATTCACCTTGATCGGCACGGTTCCCCCTCAACACATGTACGGCTTCGAATCAACCGTGTTGCTGGCGATGCTCGGGGGCGGCGCGATGTGGGCCGGGCGCCCCTTCTACCCGGCGGACATCGTCTCCGCGCTGGAGGCGTCCCCGCATCCGCGCGCGCTGGTATCGACGCCATTCCACCTACGCACCCTGCTCGGCGCGGGAATCGCATTGCCGAAGGCCGATCTCGTCCTTTCGGCGACCGCCCCCTTGTCCGGCAATCTCGCCGCCGAGATCGAGACAGCACTGCAATGCCCGCTGCTCGAAATCTACGGCTGCACCGAAACCGGCCAGCTCGCGACTCGCAGTACGGCGCAGACGAGCGAATGGCAGCTCTTCCGCGGCGTCACGCTGGTCGAAGAGGGCGACCAGGTGCGAGCCCAGGGCGGCCACATCGACACGCCGACGGTCCTCAACGACATCATCGAGCCGGTGTCGGCCGATCGCTTCCTGCTGCATGGCCGTTCCGCCGACCTCGTGAATATCGCGGGCAAGCGTAGTTCGCTCTCCTACCTCAACCACCAGCTCAACGCGATTCCTGGCGTCGTCGACGGGTGCTTCCTGATGCCGGACGATGAACAAGTCGACGGCGTCACGCGCCTGATGGCGGTGGTCGTCGCGCCGACGCTCGATCATGCCAGCCTGCTCCATGCCTTGCGCGAGCGGATCGATCCGCTGTTCCTGCCGCGTCCGCTGCTCTTCGCAGACGCGCTGCCGCGCAACGCGACCGGCAAGCTGCCCCGCGCCGCGCTCGAAACCCTGATCGCGCAGAGCCGCCGGGGAACGGACCGGTCATGA
- the greB gene encoding transcription elongation factor GreB: MNKAFVKENDGSDDDDDIPVASRLPPGSKNYMTRRGYDALRVELDQLVRIERPKLVETVAWAASNGDRSENGDYIYGKKRLREIDRRIRFLIKRIESAEVVDPERQQGMDQVFFGATVTILDVEDESGEGEQTWQIVGVDEADATSGRISWISPLARALLKAREGDVVRFMSPAGQREIEVVEVRYV, translated from the coding sequence GTGAACAAGGCATTTGTTAAGGAAAACGACGGTTCCGACGACGATGACGACATCCCCGTCGCGTCGCGCCTCCCCCCCGGTAGCAAGAACTACATGACGCGTCGTGGCTATGACGCACTGCGCGTCGAGCTCGACCAGCTCGTGCGCATCGAGCGGCCCAAGCTCGTCGAAACCGTCGCTTGGGCGGCGTCGAACGGCGATCGCTCGGAGAATGGTGATTACATCTATGGCAAGAAGCGCCTACGCGAGATCGATCGGCGCATCCGCTTCCTGATCAAGCGCATCGAGAGTGCCGAGGTCGTCGACCCCGAGCGCCAGCAGGGCATGGACCAGGTGTTCTTCGGCGCGACGGTGACGATCCTCGATGTCGAGGACGAGTCGGGTGAAGGCGAGCAGACCTGGCAGATCGTCGGCGTCGACGAGGCCGATGCGACTTCCGGCCGCATCAGCTGGATTTCGCCTCTGGCGCGCGCGCTCCTCAAGGCACGGGAAGGCGACGTCGTGCGCTTCATGAGTCCGGCCGGGCAGCGCGAAATCGAAGTCGTCGAGGTCCGCTACGTCTGA
- the htpG gene encoding molecular chaperone HtpG encodes MTIEHAAGAQTLNFQAEVKQLLHLMIHSLYSNREIFLRELISNASDACDKLRFEALDKPELFEGEGDLAIRVSFDAAAKTVTVADNGIGMSRDEAIAHLGTIAKSGTKEFFSQLTGDQKKDAHLIGQFGVGFYSAFIVADKVTVVTRRAGLSAAEGVKWECSMVGEGAGEYTVEAVDKVGRGTEITLHLREGQEDLLSGWKLRSLIRKYSDHIVQPILMKKEEWDKDKNEQVTTDEDETVNQANALWTRSKSDITEDEYKAFYKHVGHDFDEPLAWSHARVEGRHEYTQLLYVPSHAPFDMWDRNARHGIKLYVKRVFIMDDAEKLMPMYLRFVRGVVDSSDLPLNVSREILQESKDIDTIRAGCTKKVLGMLEDLATSEDAAEKEKYATFWKEFGKVLKEGVGEDHANKEKIAGLLRFASTHADTPDETVSLADYIGRMKEGQDKIYYVTAETFNAAKNSPHLEIFRKKGIEVLLLSDRVDEWVIGNLTEFADKQLVSVAKGGLDLGSLEDEAEKKEAEKAADEYKELLEKMKASLGERVKDVRVTHRLTDSPACLVADEHDMGMNLSRILKAAGQQAPVSKPILEINPNHPAVMRLKYEEKQFDDWAAVLFDQALLAEGGTLDDPATFVKRINQLMMAMSGN; translated from the coding sequence ATGACCATCGAGCACGCCGCCGGCGCTCAGACCCTGAATTTCCAGGCCGAGGTGAAGCAGCTGCTTCACCTGATGATCCACTCGCTGTATTCCAACCGCGAGATATTCCTGCGCGAGCTGATTTCGAACGCGTCGGACGCCTGCGACAAACTGCGCTTCGAGGCCCTCGACAAGCCGGAACTCTTCGAAGGTGAGGGTGACCTGGCGATCCGCGTGAGCTTCGACGCCGCGGCAAAGACCGTCACGGTTGCCGACAACGGTATCGGCATGAGCCGCGACGAAGCGATCGCGCACCTCGGCACCATTGCCAAGTCCGGCACCAAGGAGTTCTTCTCGCAGCTCACCGGCGACCAGAAGAAGGACGCGCACCTGATCGGCCAGTTCGGCGTCGGCTTCTACTCGGCCTTCATCGTTGCCGACAAGGTCACCGTCGTGACGCGGCGCGCCGGCCTTTCCGCCGCCGAAGGTGTGAAGTGGGAATGCTCGATGGTCGGCGAGGGCGCCGGCGAATACACCGTCGAAGCGGTCGACAAGGTCGGCCGCGGCACCGAGATCACGCTGCACCTGCGCGAAGGCCAGGAGGATCTCCTCTCCGGCTGGAAGCTGCGCAGCCTGATCCGCAAGTACTCGGACCATATCGTCCAGCCCATCCTGATGAAGAAGGAAGAGTGGGACAAGGACAAGAACGAGCAGGTCACGACCGACGAGGACGAGACCGTCAACCAGGCCAATGCGCTGTGGACGCGCTCGAAGAGCGACATCACCGAAGACGAGTACAAGGCCTTCTACAAGCACGTCGGCCACGATTTTGACGAGCCGCTCGCGTGGAGCCACGCCCGCGTCGAAGGCCGCCACGAGTACACGCAGCTGCTGTACGTCCCGTCGCACGCCCCGTTCGACATGTGGGACCGCAACGCCCGCCACGGCATCAAGCTGTACGTGAAGCGCGTCTTCATCATGGATGACGCCGAGAAGCTGATGCCGATGTATCTGCGCTTCGTGCGCGGCGTCGTCGATTCGAGCGATCTGCCGCTCAACGTTTCGCGCGAAATCCTGCAGGAAAGCAAGGACATCGACACCATCCGAGCCGGCTGCACGAAGAAGGTGCTGGGCATGCTCGAAGATCTCGCGACGAGCGAAGACGCCGCCGAGAAGGAGAAGTACGCGACCTTCTGGAAGGAATTCGGCAAGGTGCTGAAGGAAGGCGTCGGCGAGGACCACGCCAACAAGGAAAAGATCGCGGGCCTGCTGCGCTTCGCCTCGACGCACGCCGACACGCCGGACGAGACCGTGTCGCTCGCCGACTACATCGGCCGCATGAAGGAAGGTCAGGACAAGATCTACTACGTCACCGCCGAAACCTTCAACGCCGCGAAGAACAGCCCGCACCTCGAAATCTTCCGCAAGAAGGGCATCGAAGTGCTGCTGCTCTCCGACCGTGTCGACGAGTGGGTCATCGGCAACCTGACCGAATTCGCCGACAAGCAGCTCGTCTCCGTCGCGAAGGGCGGCCTCGATCTGGGCAGCCTCGAGGATGAAGCAGAGAAGAAGGAAGCCGAGAAGGCCGCCGACGAGTACAAGGAGCTGCTCGAGAAGATGAAAGCGAGCCTCGGCGAGCGCGTCAAGGACGTGCGCGTCACGCACCGCCTGACCGATTCGCCGGCCTGCCTAGTCGCCGACGAGCACGACATGGGGATGAACCTCTCCCGCATCCTGAAGGCCGCCGGCCAGCAGGCACCGGTGTCGAAGCCGATCCTCGAGATCAACCCGAACCACCCGGCCGTGATGCGCCTCAAGTACGAGGAAAAGCAATTCGATGACTGGGCGGCGGTGCTCTTCGACCAGGCGCTGCTCGCCGAAGGCGGCACGCTCGACGACCCGGCGACTTTCGTCAAGCGCATCAACCAGCTGATGATGGCGATGAGCGGCAACTGA
- a CDS encoding 3-hydroxyacyl-ACP dehydratase FabZ family protein produces MIHETSVTVAADHPAFAGHFPGRPILPGVVLLGWAAKALGDVLGRTVPPCDIASAKFLRPVAPGTRLVIRLTQQPSGAWRFDIVDGSDAVATGSLKVPAA; encoded by the coding sequence ATGATCCACGAGACCTCGGTCACGGTCGCTGCCGACCATCCCGCCTTCGCCGGCCACTTCCCCGGGCGCCCCATCCTGCCGGGCGTGGTGCTTCTCGGTTGGGCGGCCAAGGCACTGGGCGATGTCCTCGGACGAACGGTCCCGCCCTGCGACATCGCCTCGGCCAAGTTCCTCCGCCCCGTCGCCCCCGGCACGCGGCTCGTGATCCGGCTCACGCAGCAGCCCTCGGGCGCGTGGCGCTTCGACATCGTCGACGGCTCGGATGCGGTCGCGACGGGCTCGCTCAAGGTTCCGGCAGCATGA
- a CDS encoding MMPL family transporter translates to MKRRPLAALLLWLSLVVASIAVIVQTRFTTDLSAFLPDAPTAEQRLLIDQLRDGMVSRLLLVGIEGGDSETRATVSRALGTALRNDPAFVSVSNGEAVHRERDQKLLFDNRYLLSPAVTPERFTENGLHEAIAESVDLLASPVGMLTKSLLPRDPTGELMQLLERLDGGSRPATSDGIWASRDGSRALLLAQTRASGSDLDGQQAAIETLRAAFIRAVADAGKSPAEIRLLLTGPGVFAVASRSGIQDEVSRLAIISTSLIVALLLFIYRSPTALVLGLLPVVSGALAGIVAVSLGFGTVHGITLGFGTTLIGEAVDYAIYLFVQSDNKTSPQADGSIARPAFWPTIRLGVMTSICGFAALMFSGFPGLSQLGLYTIAGLIAAALSTRFVLPHLLPSDFAIRDVTPFGERLAALVKAAHPLRGALIVVALVAAGIVWVQRDTVWNRELSALSPVPDADQALDMQLRSDLGAPDVRYMIVVRGETPDATLGAAEAVGAQLDGLIDDGAIGSYESPARYLPSQALQTARRASLPDAGTLERRLAPATAGLPLPAARLAPFIADVEAARSRPLLTQEALAGTSFALAVDSMLIAQNGGWSALIPLRAPTSGPHAQSVDAERVRTALARTAPDALFIDMKGESERLYSGYLREAAILSCAGLVAIIVLLGFALRHPMRVLQVMTPLAAAVLVVIAGLVTAGVSLTILHLVGLLLIVAVGSNYALFFDNDTVASTPAPRTLASLLFANLTTVTGFGVLAFSSVPVLQAFGCTVGPGAILALIFSAVLVRPSCPAPGNPGR, encoded by the coding sequence GTGAAGCGTCGCCCGCTCGCCGCACTGCTGCTGTGGCTGAGCCTCGTCGTCGCCAGCATTGCCGTCATCGTCCAGACGCGCTTCACGACCGACCTGTCGGCCTTCCTGCCGGACGCACCGACCGCCGAACAGCGCCTGCTGATCGACCAGCTGCGCGACGGCATGGTGTCCCGGCTCCTGCTGGTCGGCATCGAAGGGGGCGACAGTGAGACGCGTGCAACAGTGTCTCGCGCGCTCGGCACGGCCTTGCGCAACGACCCCGCGTTCGTAAGCGTCTCCAACGGCGAAGCCGTCCATCGGGAACGCGACCAGAAGCTGCTGTTCGACAACCGCTACCTGCTGAGCCCCGCCGTCACGCCGGAGCGTTTCACCGAAAACGGGCTGCATGAGGCGATCGCCGAATCGGTCGACCTGCTCGCCTCCCCCGTGGGCATGCTGACCAAGTCGCTTCTGCCGCGCGACCCAACCGGCGAGCTGATGCAGCTCCTTGAGCGCCTCGACGGCGGCAGCCGGCCCGCCACGTCCGACGGCATCTGGGCGTCGCGCGATGGTTCGCGAGCGCTGCTTCTCGCGCAGACGCGGGCTTCCGGTTCCGACCTCGACGGGCAGCAGGCCGCGATCGAGACCTTGCGCGCGGCTTTCATTCGAGCCGTCGCCGACGCCGGCAAGAGCCCTGCCGAAATCAGGTTGCTGCTGACCGGCCCGGGGGTATTCGCGGTCGCATCGCGGTCAGGCATCCAGGACGAAGTCAGCCGCCTCGCAATCATCTCGACCTCGCTGATCGTCGCCCTGCTGCTCTTCATCTACCGGTCGCCGACCGCGCTGGTGTTGGGCCTGCTGCCCGTCGTTTCGGGAGCACTGGCGGGCATCGTCGCAGTCAGCCTGGGATTCGGTACGGTGCACGGCATCACGCTCGGTTTCGGCACCACGCTGATCGGCGAAGCCGTGGACTACGCGATCTACCTGTTCGTCCAGTCCGACAACAAGACGTCGCCCCAAGCAGACGGCTCGATCGCGCGCCCGGCATTCTGGCCGACTATCCGCCTCGGCGTGATGACCTCTATCTGCGGCTTCGCGGCGCTGATGTTTTCCGGCTTTCCGGGCCTTTCTCAACTCGGGCTATACACGATCGCCGGGCTGATTGCCGCTGCGCTCAGCACGCGCTTCGTCCTGCCGCACTTGCTCCCGTCGGACTTCGCGATCCGCGACGTCACGCCCTTCGGCGAACGTCTGGCCGCGCTCGTCAAGGCGGCGCATCCCCTGCGCGGCGCGCTGATCGTCGTCGCGCTGGTCGCGGCCGGCATCGTCTGGGTCCAGCGCGACACGGTGTGGAACCGCGAGTTGTCGGCGCTCAGCCCGGTTCCGGATGCCGATCAGGCCCTGGACATGCAATTGCGCAGCGACCTGGGGGCGCCGGACGTGCGCTACATGATCGTGGTCAGGGGGGAGACCCCGGACGCCACGCTCGGGGCCGCGGAAGCGGTCGGCGCGCAGCTCGATGGCCTGATCGATGACGGTGCGATCGGCAGCTACGAGAGCCCCGCCCGCTACCTGCCTTCCCAGGCCCTCCAAACTGCGCGCCGTGCGAGCCTGCCGGACGCCGGAACACTCGAGCGCCGCCTCGCTCCCGCCACGGCCGGATTGCCACTCCCGGCCGCTCGCCTCGCCCCCTTCATCGCCGATGTCGAGGCTGCCCGCTCGCGCCCCCTGCTGACGCAGGAAGCCCTTGCCGGCACCAGCTTCGCTCTCGCCGTCGACTCCATGCTGATCGCGCAAAACGGCGGATGGAGCGCGCTGATCCCCCTGCGCGCCCCGACGAGCGGCCCGCACGCACAGTCGGTCGATGCCGAGCGCGTGCGCACGGCACTCGCCCGGACCGCGCCGGATGCGCTATTCATCGACATGAAGGGCGAATCCGAGCGCCTCTACTCCGGCTACCTGCGCGAGGCGGCCATACTGTCGTGCGCCGGTCTCGTCGCGATCATCGTGCTGCTGGGATTCGCCTTGCGGCATCCGATGCGCGTCCTGCAGGTCATGACGCCGCTCGCGGCCGCCGTGCTGGTCGTCATCGCGGGACTCGTCACGGCGGGCGTATCGCTGACGATCCTGCACCTCGTCGGACTGCTGCTGATCGTCGCAGTCGGCTCCAACTACGCACTCTTCTTCGACAACGACACCGTCGCCTCGACACCCGCACCGCGCACGCTCGCATCGCTGCTCTTCGCCAACCTGACCACCGTCACCGGGTTTGGCGTGCTGGCCTTCTCGTCGGTGCCCGTGCTGCAAGCCTTCGGCTGCACCGTCGGCCCGGGCGCCATCCTGGCCCTGATCTTTTCCGCCGTCCTCGTGAGACCCTCGTGCCCCGCCCCTGGAAACCCGGGCCGCTGA
- a CDS encoding lauroyl/myristoyl acyltransferase: MSRPSVDVSTRRVQAEWAQKPERSNQATLRLMTCISLRLGRRTARVVLWLIATYFLAFSPTARRESRNWLQRVLGRRPSIRDLLRHFFTFASTIHDRVYLVNDRDDLFDIHIHGGEEIRACVARGEGVLLMGAHLGSFEVLRTLGRHGLGARVAMVMYEENARKVNETLAAINPAAHQDIIPLGRLESMLQVKERLDDGSLVGILADRSLDQDGTAAVDFFGSAADFPLGPWRMAAMMKRPVFLMVGLYRGGNRYDLHFEQIADFSTATRDNRSEMQRVALLHYVGRLEHYARSAPYNWFNFFDFWQSARSREAR; this comes from the coding sequence ATGAGCCGCCCCTCGGTCGACGTATCCACCCGCCGCGTGCAGGCCGAATGGGCCCAAAAGCCCGAGCGCAGCAATCAGGCCACGCTGCGCCTGATGACCTGTATCTCGCTGCGGCTGGGACGGCGCACCGCCCGCGTCGTGCTGTGGCTGATCGCGACCTATTTCCTGGCCTTCTCGCCGACTGCCCGGCGGGAGTCGCGCAACTGGCTTCAGCGCGTACTCGGCCGCCGTCCGTCGATTCGCGATCTGCTGCGGCACTTCTTCACCTTCGCCTCGACGATCCACGATCGGGTCTATCTCGTGAACGACCGGGACGATCTGTTCGACATCCACATCCACGGCGGCGAGGAGATCCGGGCCTGCGTTGCACGCGGCGAAGGCGTGCTGCTGATGGGTGCTCACCTGGGCAGCTTCGAGGTGCTGCGCACGTTGGGGCGGCACGGCCTCGGGGCGCGGGTCGCGATGGTGATGTACGAGGAAAACGCCCGCAAGGTCAATGAGACGTTGGCGGCGATCAACCCCGCCGCGCATCAGGACATCATTCCGCTCGGCCGCCTGGAGTCGATGCTGCAGGTCAAGGAGCGGCTCGACGACGGTTCGCTGGTCGGCATCCTGGCCGACCGCAGCCTCGACCAGGACGGCACCGCGGCCGTCGACTTCTTCGGCTCGGCAGCCGATTTCCCACTCGGACCGTGGCGCATGGCGGCGATGATGAAACGCCCCGTGTTCCTGATGGTCGGACTCTACCGCGGCGGCAATCGCTACGACCTGCATTTCGAGCAAATCGCGGATTTTTCGACGGCGACGCGCGACAACCGCTCCGAGATGCAGCGGGTCGCGCTGCTGCATTACGTCGGGCGCCTGGAGCACTACGCACGCAGTGCCCCGTACAACTGGTTCAATTTCTTCGATTTCTGGCAGAGTGCGCGCTCACGCGAAGCGCGCTGA